A window from Citrus sinensis cultivar Valencia sweet orange chromosome 3, DVS_A1.0, whole genome shotgun sequence encodes these proteins:
- the LOC112496459 gene encoding uncharacterized protein LOC112496459, which translates to MGFTERNSSRNEPVGLDLKNMWPVCKTRKSTLAATDDVDLVVMERCLDDSDECMWLSSDCMLPPSSFFADDDWLVSWLPTSYESDSPVSSLVIHDWEDFETKSSNSSASSVTTTRAAASEAEDLEDFIAAAAADEPLFWPFAREQDWSSEEAWKCFSMSPRRDMAKVESSGQQFPVRKTNPKAGCSRNKPVFLSSGSSTAANILELEQRGIISNNKDVKETNAVPSRLRNLNKVSMEVQVVLPLETGNDHAIKPTKGKAAISGSFCVDDVVLNDELPIETVLGLDEFDGHEGIDLDLNEDVFFLDKSSEFSIKY; encoded by the coding sequence ATGGGATTCACTGAAAGAAACAGCTCTAGAAATGAACCTGTTGgattagatttaaaaaatatgtggcCTGTTTGCAAAACCAGGAAAAGTACACTTGCTGCTACCGATGATGTTGATCTTGTTGTTATGGAGAGATGCTTGGATGATAGTGATGAATGCATGTGGTTGTCTTCGGATTGTATGTTGCCTCCTTCATCATTTTTCGCTGATGATGATTGGTTAGTTTCATGGCTACCAACTAGTTATGAAAGTGATTCCCCTGTTTCTTCTTTAGTGATTCATGATTGGGAAGATTTTGAAACCAAGTCATCAAATTCTAGTGCTAGTTCAGTGACTACGACTCGGGCTGCTGCCTCAGAAGCTGAGGATTTGGAAGATTTCATTGCCGCGGCTGCTGCTGATGAGCCTCTATTCTGGCCATTTGCTCGCGAGCAAGATTGGAGTTCGGAAGAAGCGTGGAAATGCTTTTCCATGTCTCCGCGGAGAGACATGGCAAAAGTTGAATCTTCAGGACAACAATTCCCTGTCCGGAAAACGAATCCAAAAGCCGGTTGTAGCAGAAATAAACCTGTATTTCTTAGCTCAGGATCATCAACGGCAGCAAATATATTGGAGTTAGAACAGAGGGGCATCATCAGCAATAATAAGGATGTCAAGGAAACCAACGCCGTGCCTTCGAGGTTAAGGAATTTGAACAAAGTTTCTATGGAAGTACAAGTAGTGCTGCCACTAGAAACGGGAAATGATCATGCGATAAAACCAACAAAAGGGAAAGCTGCCATATCAGGATCCTTCTGTGTGGATGATGTTGTGTTGAACGACGAACTTCCAATCGAGACTGTTTTGGGGCTTGATGAGTTTGATGGACATGAAGGGATTGATTTAGATCTCAATGAAGATGTTTTCTTCCTGGACAAGTCTTCAGAATTTTccatcaaatattaa